The sequence ACCGCGCCTTCGATCAACACCGCGCCGCCCTCGATGGGGCCATTGACCACCGCCCCGGCCAGCACGTGCACCATCGCCGGTGTGCGAACCGAGCCATCCACGCGCCCCCCGATGATCACCACGTCTTCGGCGAGGATCTCCCCCTCGAAGCGGAACCCGCGTCCCACCACCGTGGCCTTCTCCGACCACTGCCGGTCGGGAGGATAGTCGTCACCGAATCGTCGTCGCGCCATGCCCCGAGTCTAACCCTTCCCGCACGGGCCCTCCCCCCCACCCCGAGGCTTCGGCCTGTGGCATCGCCCCCTCCCAGGCGCTAGAATCCGCCCGGCCTGTTTCCGCCGACC is a genomic window of Acidobacteriota bacterium containing:
- a CDS encoding polymer-forming cytoskeletal protein, yielding MARRRFGDDYPPDRQWSEKATVVGRGFRFEGEILAEDVVIIGGRVDGSVRTPAMVHVLAGAVVNGPIEGGAVLIEGAVDGDITATEHCELRHSGRVRGNILGPRVAVAEGAYLQGRVRATDGGVHRFRERRR